From the Streptomyces sp. Tu 2975 genome, one window contains:
- a CDS encoding RDD family protein, with product MSGLVTGDAVVLGLQPARLPSRALALVIDLAVIWTVYLLLSIGLALATASLDEAAVMAVSIASFLLVLVGAPIAVETLSHGRSLGKLACGLRVVRDDGGPIRFRHALVRGAMGVVEVLFTFGVIACIASLVSERGRRIGDVFAGTLVVRERVPAARGPMASPPPPPWLVGRFAQLDLSGVPDDLWLAIRQYLTRMRQLDPAVSWSMAQRLAGDLAERTGTPAPEGVPPAAYLAAVVNERQARDARRAFTAAARRAGLGPAAARPTATGPTAVPAEEAVDRQDRTAERPDARSAAAPAGSRPLARPSAPAPTHVPPTGHRGGFAPPA from the coding sequence GTGAGTGGGCTAGTGACGGGGGACGCGGTCGTACTGGGGCTGCAGCCGGCAAGACTGCCGAGCCGGGCGCTCGCCCTCGTGATCGATCTCGCCGTCATCTGGACCGTGTACCTGCTGCTGTCGATCGGTCTGGCGCTTGCGACGGCATCACTGGACGAGGCCGCTGTCATGGCCGTGTCCATCGCGTCGTTCCTGCTGGTCCTCGTCGGTGCGCCGATAGCCGTGGAGACCCTCAGCCATGGGCGTTCGCTGGGAAAGCTGGCCTGCGGGCTGCGGGTGGTCCGGGACGACGGCGGGCCGATCCGCTTCCGGCACGCGCTGGTGCGCGGGGCGATGGGCGTCGTGGAGGTCCTCTTCACGTTCGGGGTCATCGCCTGCATCGCTTCGCTGGTGTCGGAGCGGGGCCGGCGAATAGGCGACGTCTTCGCCGGAACACTCGTCGTGAGGGAGCGGGTCCCGGCCGCCCGCGGCCCTATGGCATCGCCTCCTCCGCCGCCGTGGCTGGTCGGACGCTTCGCCCAGCTCGACCTGTCGGGGGTGCCCGACGACTTGTGGCTGGCGATACGCCAGTACCTGACCCGGATGAGGCAGCTGGATCCCGCCGTGAGCTGGTCCATGGCGCAGCGACTGGCCGGTGACCTGGCGGAGCGCACGGGGACGCCGGCGCCCGAGGGCGTGCCGCCGGCCGCTTACCTGGCGGCCGTGGTCAACGAACGGCAGGCCCGTGACGCCCGGCGGGCGTTCACCGCGGCCGCGCGCCGAGCCGGCCTCGGGCCTGCTGCCGCCCGGCCCACTGCCACCGGTCCCACTGCGGTCCCCGCGGAAGAGGCGGTCGACCGCCAGGACCGCACTGCCGAACGCCCCGACGCGCGGTCGGCCGCCGCACCAGCAGGCAGCCGGCCGCTCGCCCGTCCTTCCGCGCCGGCCCCGACCCACGTCCCGCCGACCGGCCATCGTGGAGGATTCGCCCCTCCCGCCTGA
- a CDS encoding stage II sporulation protein M gives MTAHRAEWDRLDHLLRRGGHLTGAEADELVALYQRTATHLSLVQSSAPEPALTARLTQLVARARAVVTGTRRSSWRDALHFLTAGFPAAVYRSRHWWIPTAVLSTLLAALIGWWIGTHPEVQSAIGAPEELRRLTRPGGEYETYYSSHPAASFAAQVWTNNAQAAAMCLTLGAFLCLPVVWILFLNMLNLGVGIGLMSSAGRLDVFLGLVLPHGLLELTAVFVAAGTGLRLGWTVIDPGPLSRRTALAQQGRAALGMAIGLALVLFVSGLIEGFVTPSGLPTWARITIGIVAELGFLAYVYILGGRAARAGDTGDVEEADRSAELPTAA, from the coding sequence GTGACAGCCCACCGCGCAGAGTGGGACCGCCTGGACCACCTCCTTCGTCGGGGCGGCCACCTGACGGGTGCGGAAGCAGACGAGCTCGTCGCCCTCTACCAGCGCACGGCCACTCATCTCTCTCTCGTACAGTCCAGCGCTCCTGAACCGGCACTCACCGCGAGACTCACCCAGCTCGTGGCACGGGCACGCGCTGTGGTCACCGGCACCCGGCGGTCGAGCTGGAGGGACGCACTCCACTTCCTCACCGCCGGATTTCCCGCCGCGGTCTACCGCTCCCGGCACTGGTGGATACCGACTGCGGTGCTCTCCACCCTTCTCGCCGCCCTCATCGGCTGGTGGATCGGAACCCATCCGGAGGTTCAGTCGGCGATCGGCGCTCCGGAAGAACTCCGGCGGCTGACCCGCCCGGGTGGCGAGTACGAGACCTACTACTCGAGCCATCCCGCGGCCTCGTTCGCCGCCCAGGTCTGGACGAACAACGCTCAGGCAGCCGCCATGTGCCTGACCCTCGGCGCGTTCCTGTGCCTCCCGGTGGTCTGGATCCTCTTCCTGAACATGCTGAATCTGGGCGTAGGGATCGGGCTCATGTCCTCCGCCGGTCGGCTCGACGTCTTCCTCGGGCTGGTGCTCCCGCACGGCCTGCTCGAACTGACGGCCGTGTTCGTCGCGGCCGGCACCGGGCTGCGCCTCGGCTGGACAGTGATCGACCCAGGACCGTTGAGCCGCCGAACCGCACTTGCCCAGCAGGGCCGGGCGGCGCTCGGCATGGCCATCGGACTCGCACTGGTGCTGTTCGTGTCGGGCCTCATCGAGGGTTTTGTAACCCCCTCCGGCCTGCCGACATGGGCACGCATCACCATCGGCATCGTCGCCGAGCTGGGCTTCCTCGCGTACGTCTACATCCTGGGCGGCCGAGCGGCGCGCGCCGGAGACACGGGCGACGTGGAGGAGGCCGACCGCAGCGCCGAGCTCCCCACCGCGGCCTGA